The Zingiber officinale cultivar Zhangliang chromosome 9A, Zo_v1.1, whole genome shotgun sequence genome window below encodes:
- the LOC122021894 gene encoding LEAF RUST 10 DISEASE-RESISTANCE LOCUS RECEPTOR-LIKE PROTEIN KINASE-like 2.5 isoform X1 translates to MELNCRGREIMKRSTPESFFTSLLVFFFLTTLTGGVLGRSQNKGCSSSCGILDDIHYPFRLQSDPKWCGKSEFELICESGKDAVLHKLSSTDKYLVTEISYNQSQFRLVYAGYVTGSNKCVLPSAHFPLNTLFLIQVSLWPFSSTEDARQLEYGMFREWASFMSCKQEIHSDLYKPIHCLTGENSSTTYAIVDYDAYAIRNLKNSCRFVNFLPVDRDYRYNYSDIFDLLARGVWVPLDLTTFNVFERCWKASWSLAHYVYRDLNSPYNVILVPVYGEFAFLSCVYLGESGRNHNHVIFGFTMVLVLAINIALCQLVCRFVIAPLLIHAFLAYNYWKTRKPIDSVEKFLQIQQNLTPTRYAYSDIIAMTSHFREKLGQGGFGSVFKGYILGEFPVAVKMLVGSSKFHGEDFISEVSTIGRIHHINVVRLVGFCSEGSKRALIYEYMPNGSLDKYIFSANRRNTFTVEKLHEVALGIARGINYLHQGCDMQILHFDIKPHNILLDRNFIPKISDFGLAKLYPKDKNLISMSVTRGTIGYIAPELISRNFGIISNKSDVYSFGMLLMEMAGGRHNVDVRAENTSQVYYPSWVYDKLVQPHVSESIHDIEEIEISEMEKKLSMVGLWCIQIKSSSRPSMSSVVEMLEGDVNELQMPPKPFFSSLESSPRELEFTSTIASSGEEELHDQQHTLRPNNSGLASSSIQLSVISEHS, encoded by the exons ATGGAATTGAATTGCAGAGGGAGAGAGATCATGAAAAGATCTACACCAGAATCCTTCTTCACTTCTCTTCTCGTCTTTTTCTTTCTCACCACTCTTACAGGTGGAGTGCTCGGTAGATCTCAAAATAAAGGCTGCTCTTCCTCTTGCGGTATCCTTGACGATATCCACTACCCGTTCCGCCTACAAAGCGACCCAAAGTGGTGCGGTAAGTCAGAGTTTGAGCTCATCTGTGAATCAGGAAAAGATGCAGTCTTGCATAAGTTGTCATCTACAGACAAGTACCTGGTCACCGAAATATCATATAATCAATCGCAATTCAGGCTCGTCTATGCCGGTTATGTCACAGGTTCTAATAAATGCGTGCTTCCCAGTGCACACTTCCCCCTAAATACACTTTTCCTCATCCAAGTGTCACTTTGGCCATTTAGTTCGACTGAAGATGCTAGACAGCTTGAGTATGGAATGTTTAGAGAATGGGCTAGTTTTATGAGCTGCAAACAGGAAATTCATAGCGATCTTTACAAGCCCATCCATTGTCTTACTGGGGAGAATAGCTCGACAACATATGCCATCGTTGACTACGATGCATATGCAATACGCAACCTCAAGAACTCATGTAGATTCGTTAACTTTTTGCCAGTTGACAGAGATTATAGGTACAATTACAGTGATATATTCGATCTCCTAGCGAGAGGAGTCTGGGTTCCATTGGATTTGACAACCTTCAACGTTTTCGAGAGATGCTGGAAAGCAAGTTG GTCACTTGCACATTATGTATACCGCGACTTGAACTCCCCTTACAACGTGATACTTGTTCCCGTCTACGGCGAATTTGCCTTTTTAAGTTGCGTCTACTTGGGGGAGAGTGGTCGCAACCATAATCACGTTATCTTCGGTTTTACAATGGTCTTAGTCCTTGCAATAAATATAGCTCTTTGTCAGCTAG TTTGCAGATTTGTGATCGCACCGCTATTGATTCATGCATTCCTCGCATACAATTATTGGAAGACAAGAAAGCCCATCGACTCAGTTGAAAAGTTTCTGCAAATCCAGCAAAATCTAACTCCCACACGCTACGCCTACAGCGACATCATAGCCATGACGAGTCACTTCAGAGAAAAACTGGGCCAAGGCGGATTTGGTTCCGTGTTCAAAGGATACATTCTTGGTGAATTCCCTGTTGCCGTCAAGATGCTTGTCGGCAGCTCCAAGTTCCACGGCGAAGATTTCATCAGCGAGGTCTCCACGATCGGCAGGATCCACCACATCAACGTGGTGCGTTTGGTTGGGTTTTGCTCCGAGGGATCAAAGAGAGCACTCATCTACGAGTACATGCCAAATGGCTCGCTCGACAAGTACATCTTCTCTGCCAACAGGAGAAACACGTTCACTGTCGAGAAGCTCCATGAGGTGGCCCTGGGGATTGCTAGAGGCATCAACTACCTCCATCAGGGCTGCGACATGCAAATTTTGCACTTCGACATCAAGCCCCACAACATCCTCCTCGATCGCAACTTCATTCCCAAGATTTCAGACTTTGGGCTTGCAAAATTGTACCCAAAGGACAAGAACTTAATATCCATGAGCGTTACCAGAGGCACGATAGGATACATAGCACCCGAGCTGATATCGAGAAATTTTGGGATCATATCAAACAAGTCGGATGTCTACAGCTTCGGAATGCTGCTAATGGAGATGGCCGGCGGGAGACATAATGTAGATGTGAGAGCCGAGAACACCAGTCAGGTTTATTATCCTTCTTGGGTCTACGACAAACTTGTTCAGCCGCATGTAAGTGAGAGCATCCATGATATTGAAGAGATTGAAATCAGTGAAATGGAGAAAAAGTTGTCCATGGTGGGACTTTGGTGCATCCAAATAAAGTCAAGTAGTCGGCCGTCCATGAGCAGTGTGGTGGAGATGCTTGAAGGAGACGTGAATGAACTACAGATGCCACCCAAGCCTTTCTTTTCCTCACTAGAGTCAAGTCCGAGAGAATTAGAATTCACCTCCACAATTGCATcttctggagaagaagaactaCATGATCAGCAGCATACTTTACGTCCCAACAATTCTGGATTGGCTTCATCTTCTATACAACTATCTGTCATCTCAGAGCATTCTTAA
- the LOC122021894 gene encoding rust resistance kinase Lr10-like isoform X2: MLESKLPCRSLAHYVYRDLNSPYNVILVPVYGEFAFLSCVYLGESGRNHNHVIFGFTMVLVLAINIALCQLVCRFVIAPLLIHAFLAYNYWKTRKPIDSVEKFLQIQQNLTPTRYAYSDIIAMTSHFREKLGQGGFGSVFKGYILGEFPVAVKMLVGSSKFHGEDFISEVSTIGRIHHINVVRLVGFCSEGSKRALIYEYMPNGSLDKYIFSANRRNTFTVEKLHEVALGIARGINYLHQGCDMQILHFDIKPHNILLDRNFIPKISDFGLAKLYPKDKNLISMSVTRGTIGYIAPELISRNFGIISNKSDVYSFGMLLMEMAGGRHNVDVRAENTSQVYYPSWVYDKLVQPHVSESIHDIEEIEISEMEKKLSMVGLWCIQIKSSSRPSMSSVVEMLEGDVNELQMPPKPFFSSLESSPRELEFTSTIASSGEEELHDQQHTLRPNNSGLASSSIQLSVISEHS; this comes from the exons ATGCTGGAAAGCAAGTTG CCCTGCAGGTCACTTGCACATTATGTATACCGCGACTTGAACTCCCCTTACAACGTGATACTTGTTCCCGTCTACGGCGAATTTGCCTTTTTAAGTTGCGTCTACTTGGGGGAGAGTGGTCGCAACCATAATCACGTTATCTTCGGTTTTACAATGGTCTTAGTCCTTGCAATAAATATAGCTCTTTGTCAGCTAG TTTGCAGATTTGTGATCGCACCGCTATTGATTCATGCATTCCTCGCATACAATTATTGGAAGACAAGAAAGCCCATCGACTCAGTTGAAAAGTTTCTGCAAATCCAGCAAAATCTAACTCCCACACGCTACGCCTACAGCGACATCATAGCCATGACGAGTCACTTCAGAGAAAAACTGGGCCAAGGCGGATTTGGTTCCGTGTTCAAAGGATACATTCTTGGTGAATTCCCTGTTGCCGTCAAGATGCTTGTCGGCAGCTCCAAGTTCCACGGCGAAGATTTCATCAGCGAGGTCTCCACGATCGGCAGGATCCACCACATCAACGTGGTGCGTTTGGTTGGGTTTTGCTCCGAGGGATCAAAGAGAGCACTCATCTACGAGTACATGCCAAATGGCTCGCTCGACAAGTACATCTTCTCTGCCAACAGGAGAAACACGTTCACTGTCGAGAAGCTCCATGAGGTGGCCCTGGGGATTGCTAGAGGCATCAACTACCTCCATCAGGGCTGCGACATGCAAATTTTGCACTTCGACATCAAGCCCCACAACATCCTCCTCGATCGCAACTTCATTCCCAAGATTTCAGACTTTGGGCTTGCAAAATTGTACCCAAAGGACAAGAACTTAATATCCATGAGCGTTACCAGAGGCACGATAGGATACATAGCACCCGAGCTGATATCGAGAAATTTTGGGATCATATCAAACAAGTCGGATGTCTACAGCTTCGGAATGCTGCTAATGGAGATGGCCGGCGGGAGACATAATGTAGATGTGAGAGCCGAGAACACCAGTCAGGTTTATTATCCTTCTTGGGTCTACGACAAACTTGTTCAGCCGCATGTAAGTGAGAGCATCCATGATATTGAAGAGATTGAAATCAGTGAAATGGAGAAAAAGTTGTCCATGGTGGGACTTTGGTGCATCCAAATAAAGTCAAGTAGTCGGCCGTCCATGAGCAGTGTGGTGGAGATGCTTGAAGGAGACGTGAATGAACTACAGATGCCACCCAAGCCTTTCTTTTCCTCACTAGAGTCAAGTCCGAGAGAATTAGAATTCACCTCCACAATTGCATcttctggagaagaagaactaCATGATCAGCAGCATACTTTACGTCCCAACAATTCTGGATTGGCTTCATCTTCTATACAACTATCTGTCATCTCAGAGCATTCTTAA